Proteins found in one Canis aureus isolate CA01 chromosome 19, VMU_Caureus_v.1.0, whole genome shotgun sequence genomic segment:
- the LOC144290171 gene encoding serine protease 43-like, with amino-acid sequence MASRGGPLGLLLWLLLLQPLLGEGCDPSEDSAMTPASSEAPSPPGHQESPRMPIPTAAPRLLALAVGEAPESHQTTEYEPLSPQVSQLECGPKSTRRACSVPASDKKWPWQVSLQARDKHVCGGSLIAHQWVLTAANCIIGHEEYTVRLGDNLLQPHSETALVVPVEDILCHHFFDDKTLRHDIALVFLASSVNYSSSIRPVSLPRRVLQVEAKTECWVTGWGHLEKGASAMVPVHLQESKQLILHYRKCNQILQAQLGTLRTLVKQGMICGYQEEKGPCKRTTP; translated from the exons ATGGCGTCCCGGGGCGGCCCCCTGGGCCTCCTGCTctggctcctgctcctccagcccctgctTG GTGAGGGGTGCGACCCCAGCGAGGACTCTGCAATGACCCCGGCAAGCTCAGAGGCGCCCTCGCCACCAGGGCACCAGGAGTCCCCGCGGATGCCAATACCCACTGCAGCCCCACGGCTTCTAGCGCTCGCAGTGGGAGAGGCCCCGGAGTCCCATCAGACCACTGAGTATGAACCACTGTCTCCTCAAG TGAGTCAGCTAGAATGTGGCCCCAAGTCTACGAGGAGAGCCTGTTCAGTGCCCGCCTCAGACAAGAAGTGGCCCTGGCAGGTGAGCCTGCAGGCCCGGGATAAACATGTATGTGGAGGCTCCCTCATTGCTCATCAGTGGGTGCTGACCGCCGCCAACTGCATAATTGG CCACGAGGAATATACAGTGAGGCTGGGAGACAACTTGTTACAACCTCATTCCGAAACGGCACTGGTGGTTCCAGTTGAAGACATCCTTTGCCATCACTTTTTTGATGATAAAACTTTGAGACATGACATTGCCCTTGTTTTCCTGGCCTCCTCTGTGAATTACTCTTCATCCATCCGTCCTGTGTCCCTCCCTAGAAGGGTTCTCCAAGTGGAAGCTAAGACAGAGTGCTGGGTGACTGGCTGGGGCCACCTGGAAAAAGGAG CTTCAGCAATGGTACCGGTTCACCTTCAGGAGAGCAAGCAGCTCATTCTTCACTACAGGAAATGCAACCAGATATTACAGGCACAGCTAGGAACACTTCGCACCCTAGTGAAACAAGGGATGATCTGTGGCTATCAAGAGGAGAAGGGTCCCTGCAAG AGGACCACACCGTAG
- the LOC144290173 gene encoding serine protease 45-like isoform X2, translating into MAAALPRRSAGPAASGPWSLSRRLLLLLLLHSGYKENTSTPVCGKPWWSGDLDVIRHWPWEVSLRLENEHVCGGALIDLDWVVTAAHCIQGTKEYSVILGTNKLKPADSLRVTMIPVKDIIMHPKFWGRTFIMGDVALLQLHRPVALSKYVQPICLPEPSYNLKVGTQCWVTGWGQAKQRFSVNSTLTPELQEAEVFIMDNKRCDQIYRKKSFIPHIVPLVLGDMICATNYGENLCSGDSGGPLACEVKGRWILAGVLSWEKACAKAENPGVYARITKYSKWIKQQMNNGPLSCLQTSTWLLLLFWLLQPQMGP; encoded by the exons ATGGCCGCCGCGCTCCCCCGCCGCAGCGCTGGGCCTGCAGCCTCTGGGCCCTGGAGCCTGAGCCGCcgtctgctgctgctgctgctgctgcactCGG GTTATAAAGAAAACACTTCCACACCAG TTTGCGGCAAACCCTGGTGGTCAGGGGATTTGGATGTGATCCGCCATTGGCCCTGGGAGGTGAGCCTCCGGCTGGAAAATGAGCACGTATGTGGAGGGGCCCTCATTGACCTCGACTGGGTAGTGACTGCTGCCCACTGCATCCAAGG CACCAAAGAGTACTCAGTGATTCTTGGTACCAACAAGCTGAAGCCCGCAGACTCCCTGAGGGTCACCATGATCCCTGTGAAGGACATCATTATGCACCCCAAGTTCTGGGGCCGGACCTTCATCATGGGGGATGTTGCCCTTCTGCAGCTCCACAGGCCCGTGGCACTCAGCAAGTACGTGCAGCCCATCTGCCTCCCAGAGCCCAGCTACAACCTGAAGGTTGGGACACAGTGCTGGGTGACTGGCTGGGGCCAGGCTAAACAGCGCTTCTCAG TTAACTCCACACTGACCCCAGAGCTGCAGGAGGCTGAGGTGTTTATCATGGACAATAAGAGGTGTGACCAGATTTACCGCAAGAAGTCCTTCATCCCCCACATTGTCCCCCTTGTCCTGGGGGACATGATCTGTGCCACCAATTACGGAGAAAACTTGTGCTCG GGAGATTCTGGGGGCCCATTGGCTTGTGAAGTCAAGGGCAGATGGATTCTGGCTGGGGTGTTGTCCTGGGAAAAGGCCTGTGCCAAAGCAGAGAATCCAGGTGTATATGCCCGCATCACCAAATACAGCAAGTGGATCAAGCAGCAAATGAACAATGGGCCTCTCTCATGCCTCCAAACCTCTACCTGGCTCCTACTCCTGTTCTGGCTGCTGCAGCCCCAGATGGGTCCCTga
- the LOC144290173 gene encoding serine protease 45-like isoform X3 produces the protein MAAALPRRSAGPAASGPWSLSRRLLLLLLLHSGEAAPPQPPLCGKPWWSGDLDVIRHWPWEVSLRLENEHVCGGALIDLDWVVTAAHCIQGTKEYSVILGTNKLKPADSLRVTMIPVKDIIMHPKFWGRTFIMGDVALLQLHRPVALSKYVQPICLPEPSYNLKVGTQCWVTGWGQAKQRFSVNSTLTPELQEAEVFIMDNKRCDQIYRKKSFIPHIVPLVLGDMICATNYGENLCSGDSGGPLACEVKGRWILAGVLSWEKACAKAENPGVYARITKYSKWIKQQMNNGPLSCLQTSTWLLLLFWLLQPQMGP, from the exons ATGGCCGCCGCGCTCCCCCGCCGCAGCGCTGGGCCTGCAGCCTCTGGGCCCTGGAGCCTGAGCCGCcgtctgctgctgctgctgctgctgcactCGGGTGAGGCGGCGCCTCCTCAGCCGCCGC TTTGCGGCAAACCCTGGTGGTCAGGGGATTTGGATGTGATCCGCCATTGGCCCTGGGAGGTGAGCCTCCGGCTGGAAAATGAGCACGTATGTGGAGGGGCCCTCATTGACCTCGACTGGGTAGTGACTGCTGCCCACTGCATCCAAGG CACCAAAGAGTACTCAGTGATTCTTGGTACCAACAAGCTGAAGCCCGCAGACTCCCTGAGGGTCACCATGATCCCTGTGAAGGACATCATTATGCACCCCAAGTTCTGGGGCCGGACCTTCATCATGGGGGATGTTGCCCTTCTGCAGCTCCACAGGCCCGTGGCACTCAGCAAGTACGTGCAGCCCATCTGCCTCCCAGAGCCCAGCTACAACCTGAAGGTTGGGACACAGTGCTGGGTGACTGGCTGGGGCCAGGCTAAACAGCGCTTCTCAG TTAACTCCACACTGACCCCAGAGCTGCAGGAGGCTGAGGTGTTTATCATGGACAATAAGAGGTGTGACCAGATTTACCGCAAGAAGTCCTTCATCCCCCACATTGTCCCCCTTGTCCTGGGGGACATGATCTGTGCCACCAATTACGGAGAAAACTTGTGCTCG GGAGATTCTGGGGGCCCATTGGCTTGTGAAGTCAAGGGCAGATGGATTCTGGCTGGGGTGTTGTCCTGGGAAAAGGCCTGTGCCAAAGCAGAGAATCCAGGTGTATATGCCCGCATCACCAAATACAGCAAGTGGATCAAGCAGCAAATGAACAATGGGCCTCTCTCATGCCTCCAAACCTCTACCTGGCTCCTACTCCTGTTCTGGCTGCTGCAGCCCCAGATGGGTCCCTga
- the LOC144290173 gene encoding putative serine protease 45 isoform X1, whose translation MWTSPRVYSFVCIVSGWGGHLGLSCSHPPMCGHRVPLDIVLEVCGKPWWSGDLDVIRHWPWEVSLRLENEHVCGGALIDLDWVVTAAHCIQGTKEYSVILGTNKLKPADSLRVTMIPVKDIIMHPKFWGRTFIMGDVALLQLHRPVALSKYVQPICLPEPSYNLKVGTQCWVTGWGQAKQRFSVNSTLTPELQEAEVFIMDNKRCDQIYRKKSFIPHIVPLVLGDMICATNYGENLCSGDSGGPLACEVKGRWILAGVLSWEKACAKAENPGVYARITKYSKWIKQQMNNGPLSCLQTSTWLLLLFWLLQPQMGP comes from the exons ATGTGGACAAGCCCCCGAGTTTACAGCTTTGTGTGCATTGTCTCAGGCTGGGGGGGACATCTTGGTCTCAGTTGTTCTCATCCTCCAATGTGTGGTCACCGTGTCCCCCTGGACATTGTTCTTGAAGTTTGCGGCAAACCCTGGTGGTCAGGGGATTTGGATGTGATCCGCCATTGGCCCTGGGAGGTGAGCCTCCGGCTGGAAAATGAGCACGTATGTGGAGGGGCCCTCATTGACCTCGACTGGGTAGTGACTGCTGCCCACTGCATCCAAGG CACCAAAGAGTACTCAGTGATTCTTGGTACCAACAAGCTGAAGCCCGCAGACTCCCTGAGGGTCACCATGATCCCTGTGAAGGACATCATTATGCACCCCAAGTTCTGGGGCCGGACCTTCATCATGGGGGATGTTGCCCTTCTGCAGCTCCACAGGCCCGTGGCACTCAGCAAGTACGTGCAGCCCATCTGCCTCCCAGAGCCCAGCTACAACCTGAAGGTTGGGACACAGTGCTGGGTGACTGGCTGGGGCCAGGCTAAACAGCGCTTCTCAG TTAACTCCACACTGACCCCAGAGCTGCAGGAGGCTGAGGTGTTTATCATGGACAATAAGAGGTGTGACCAGATTTACCGCAAGAAGTCCTTCATCCCCCACATTGTCCCCCTTGTCCTGGGGGACATGATCTGTGCCACCAATTACGGAGAAAACTTGTGCTCG GGAGATTCTGGGGGCCCATTGGCTTGTGAAGTCAAGGGCAGATGGATTCTGGCTGGGGTGTTGTCCTGGGAAAAGGCCTGTGCCAAAGCAGAGAATCCAGGTGTATATGCCCGCATCACCAAATACAGCAAGTGGATCAAGCAGCAAATGAACAATGGGCCTCTCTCATGCCTCCAAACCTCTACCTGGCTCCTACTCCTGTTCTGGCTGCTGCAGCCCCAGATGGGTCCCTga